A stretch of DNA from candidate division WOR-3 bacterium:
AGGGATTTTTTCGGCTGTTTTTTTAATCTCCTCTTGCATATCATCAGCCATCTTACCTCCTTATTAACTTATACCCTTTCAACATATTCACCTGTTTCTGTATTAACCTTAATGAGTTCACCCACTTCAATAAAAGGCGGCACCTGACAGGTATGACCACCTTCAAGTTTCGCGGGTTTTGATTGAGCCTGGGCAGTCGCGTCTTTGATATAAGCCTGGGTCTCAATCACTTTTAAAACGACATATTTCGGCAGGACAATCCCGAAGGGCTTACCTTCATAGAATTCGACCTTGACCTTGGTGTTTGCCTGCAGAAATTTCGCCGCATCACCGACAAGTTCCTCACTTAAAGGAATCTGCTCATAGCTCTCCAGATCCATAAAATAATAATGGCCGTCAGCGAAATAGATATACTCCATCTCTATCGGCTCAATTTCGGCTTCTTCC
This window harbors:
- the efp gene encoding elongation factor P; amino-acid sequence: MIQATQIRRGMLIKIEDVPYVVLSVTHITPGNKRGIIQSTLRNLQTGLSTEMRFRSSDRVEEAEIEPIEMEYIYFADGHYYFMDLESYEQIPLSEELVGDAAKFLQANTKVKVEFYEGKPFGIVLPKYVVLKVIETQAYIKDATAQAQSKPAKLEGGHTCQVPPFIEVGELIKVNTETGEYVERV